One region of Sphingomonas abietis genomic DNA includes:
- a CDS encoding FliO/MopB family protein, translating into MTWTYLLNVVVMLALVAGMAVGTLWLLRKFQPGLAIGGQRDKLVRVVDAVPMGATGGRIAVVEFEGKRILVGVSRGRMDVLAEAPITGFQQYIDDGDV; encoded by the coding sequence ATGACCTGGACCTATCTGCTCAACGTGGTGGTGATGCTGGCGCTGGTCGCCGGCATGGCGGTCGGCACCTTGTGGCTGCTGCGCAAGTTCCAGCCGGGCCTTGCCATCGGCGGCCAGCGCGACAAGCTGGTGCGGGTGGTCGATGCAGTACCGATGGGCGCCACCGGCGGCCGCATCGCGGTGGTGGAGTTCGAGGGCAAGCGCATCCTCGTCGGCGTGTCGCGCGGACGCATGGACGTGCTGGCCGAAGCGCCGATCACCGGATTCCAGCAATATATCGACGACGGGGACGTGTAG
- the fliD gene encoding flagellar filament capping protein FliD, with translation MTTTSATSSSASTASTAATTSTASSTTSSASIGASILSSLNANGASIDTGSLITSLTAAQKSSTETPITTKQTANTAQISSVASIASDLSTFSSSLNTLISGGSLQTQPVSSDTSVMTVSAVAGAPVGALNQSVTVNAIAQAQSVKSAAYTSSQPFNTGTLTLTVGTGTPVSIAVNSSNNTLSGIAQSINAAGAGVSASVITGSDGTSTLVLKGATGAAQSFSLASSDDSTATQPDGGVSLSSLAYGGSATGGLTQTQAAQDASITVDGVTVSRASNSFSDVIPGVSMTLVKTGTINLSSTRPNDAITEAVNDFVSAYNQLLTEINTATAAATGSADAGPLRGNAAMRTLKTQLSQLTTMPLNATGSIRTLAELGVKTGNDGTLSVDSTALNTMLTQYPDDVESMFVTSQSSSSAKVLVTSTAGATTSGVFQVTGITPATGGGNASGSIGGVAMTASSWNLTAASGSGADGLKLQILSGSPTSATITINQGLGGALQAVLNSLTATDSSGKPVGALATLQASLATTKTNLADQLTKADAQVTVYHDRLVTQFTQMNTLVSGYKATSSYLTQQVDLWTKSDS, from the coding sequence ATGACCACGACGAGCGCCACATCCAGCAGTGCCAGCACCGCCAGTACGGCCGCGACGACGTCGACCGCATCGTCGACGACCAGCTCCGCGTCGATCGGCGCCAGCATCCTGAGCAGCCTCAACGCCAATGGCGCGAGCATCGATACGGGGTCGCTGATCACCAGCCTGACGGCGGCGCAGAAAAGCTCGACCGAGACGCCGATCACCACCAAGCAGACCGCGAACACCGCGCAGATCTCATCGGTGGCATCGATCGCCAGCGACCTCTCGACCTTCTCCAGCTCGCTCAACACCCTGATCTCCGGGGGGTCGCTCCAGACCCAGCCGGTCTCGTCCGATACCAGCGTGATGACCGTCTCGGCGGTCGCCGGCGCGCCGGTCGGCGCGCTCAACCAGTCGGTGACGGTGAACGCGATCGCGCAGGCGCAGTCGGTCAAATCGGCCGCCTATACGTCGAGCCAGCCGTTCAACACCGGCACGCTGACCCTGACGGTCGGAACCGGCACCCCCGTGTCGATCGCGGTGAACAGCAGCAACAACACGCTGTCCGGCATCGCCCAGTCGATCAACGCGGCGGGCGCGGGCGTCTCCGCCAGCGTGATCACCGGCTCCGACGGCACGTCGACGCTGGTGCTGAAAGGCGCGACCGGGGCCGCGCAGTCCTTCTCGCTGGCCTCGTCCGACGATTCGACCGCGACCCAGCCGGACGGCGGGGTGTCGCTGTCCAGCCTCGCTTATGGCGGCTCCGCGACCGGCGGCCTGACCCAGACGCAGGCGGCGCAGGATGCCAGCATCACCGTCGACGGCGTGACCGTCTCGCGCGCCTCCAACAGCTTTTCGGACGTGATCCCCGGCGTGTCGATGACGCTGGTGAAGACCGGGACGATCAACCTCTCCTCGACCCGCCCGAACGACGCGATCACCGAGGCGGTCAATGATTTCGTGTCCGCCTACAACCAGCTGCTGACCGAGATCAACACGGCGACGGCGGCCGCGACCGGCAGCGCCGATGCCGGGCCGCTGCGCGGCAATGCGGCAATGCGGACGCTGAAGACCCAGCTTTCCCAGCTGACGACGATGCCGCTCAACGCCACCGGATCGATCCGCACGCTGGCCGAGTTGGGCGTGAAGACCGGCAATGACGGCACGCTCTCGGTCGACAGCACGGCGCTGAACACCATGCTCACCCAATATCCCGACGACGTCGAATCGATGTTCGTCACCTCGCAATCGAGCAGCAGCGCCAAGGTGCTCGTCACCAGCACCGCAGGGGCGACGACGTCGGGCGTCTTCCAGGTCACCGGGATCACCCCGGCGACCGGCGGCGGCAATGCATCGGGCAGCATCGGTGGCGTCGCCATGACGGCGAGCAGCTGGAACCTGACCGCGGCCTCGGGCAGCGGCGCCGACGGCCTCAAGCTCCAGATCCTGTCCGGCAGCCCGACCTCGGCGACGATCACGATCAACCAGGGGTTGGGCGGCGCGCTCCAGGCGGTGCTGAACTCGCTGACCGCGACCGACTCGTCGGGCAAGCCCGTCGGCGCGCTGGCCACCCTGCAAGCGAGCCTGGCGACGACCAAGACCAACCTGGCCGACCAGCTCACCAAGGCGGATGCGCAGGTGACGGTCTATCATGATCGGCTCGTCACCCAGTTCACCCAGATGAACACGCTCGTCAGCGGCTACAAGGCGACCTCCAGCTATCTCACCCAGCAGGTCGATCTGTGGACCAAGTCTGATTCCTGA
- a CDS encoding flagellar motor switch protein FliM has protein sequence MAKEPGSNGDNPGVGRVSGPSREAQPFALGSEALRPGARLAGLDRVGERLARRLRDVLEPFVRVKPKVEAEAALTSRFETWRDALPEFTSLSLYRLRPMKGGMLIAIAPDYVSRLVDAFYGGTGAASPNASRKREFTAAEERLLSRLTDAITGAVVEMWQEIVPLEPSLASRETNSGYASLVRGDEAVVIQRFSISGGGPGATTIDLVFPLTAMRAHEAQLAAKIHAEAGPIDNEFRYRMARALENVSFPVRSVVARPTLSVQELMALKVGDVIPITLSPRVPLIVGNRRLAEGTIGEQEGRAAFQIETIGSADRAGGKGLERHE, from the coding sequence GTGGCGAAGGAGCCTGGCAGTAACGGCGACAATCCCGGTGTGGGCAGGGTAAGCGGGCCGAGCAGGGAGGCCCAGCCCTTCGCGCTCGGCAGCGAGGCGCTGCGCCCCGGTGCCCGGCTGGCGGGGCTCGACCGGGTCGGCGAACGGCTGGCGCGGCGCCTGCGCGACGTTCTGGAGCCGTTCGTCCGGGTGAAGCCCAAGGTGGAGGCCGAAGCCGCACTCACCTCGCGCTTCGAGACGTGGCGCGATGCGTTGCCCGAATTCACCTCGCTCAGCCTCTACCGCCTCCGCCCGATGAAGGGCGGGATGCTGATCGCGATCGCGCCCGATTATGTCAGCCGGCTGGTCGATGCCTTCTACGGCGGCACCGGCGCGGCCTCGCCCAACGCCAGCCGCAAGCGCGAATTCACTGCCGCCGAGGAGCGGCTGCTCTCCCGTTTGACCGATGCGATCACCGGCGCGGTGGTCGAGATGTGGCAGGAGATCGTGCCGCTCGAGCCCAGCCTCGCGTCGCGCGAGACCAATTCGGGCTATGCCAGCCTGGTACGAGGCGACGAGGCGGTGGTCATCCAGCGTTTCTCGATCTCCGGCGGCGGGCCGGGCGCGACGACGATCGATCTGGTCTTCCCGCTGACCGCGATGCGCGCCCACGAAGCCCAGCTCGCCGCCAAGATCCACGCCGAAGCCGGCCCGATCGACAATGAATTCCGCTACCGCATGGCGCGCGCCCTGGAGAACGTCTCCTTCCCGGTCCGCTCGGTGGTCGCGCGACCGACGCTTTCGGTGCAGGAGCTGATGGCGCTCAAGGTCGGCGACGTGATCCCGATCACGCTTTCGCCGCGGGTTCCGCTGATCGTCGGCAACAGACGGCTTGCGGAAGGCACGATCGGCGAGCAGGAAGGGCGGGCAGCGTTCCAGATCGAGACGATCGGCAGCGCGGACAGGGCCGGGGGCAAAGGACTTGAACGACATGAGTGA
- a CDS encoding FliI/YscN family ATPase, translating to MTLLEDRAAELLNGLAVPDAGPRRIGKLVSYDGQMLEATGLSLPVGASVRVIDADGHATRAEIVGFKGDRSLMMALDGEAPHSSGGRVEPDSRGGIAEVGPELLGRVIDATGQPLDGLGPVGASATWPLAGKPANPLDRSRVTECFDMGVRAINALLTAGVGQRIAICAGSGVGKSVLMGQMIQGADADVIVVGLIGERSREVSDFLATKLVPGVREKSVVVAVPADHPPVLRLRAAMRATAIAEYFRAQGLRVLLLIDSLTRCAHAQRELGLSLGEPPTMKGYPPSALGMIPRLIERAGADAHSGGSITALYTVLADGDDGDDPIVDTARAIVDGHIILSRTLSEQGIFPAIDVGRSLSRVMSDIVDDEHAEAASALRRLWSVYEENRDLILMGAYKAGSDPTIDEAIARHQEILAFLKQKPKDRIDLPLASAELIERFGR from the coding sequence ATGACCCTGCTCGAAGACCGCGCGGCGGAACTGCTCAACGGCCTCGCCGTACCCGATGCCGGCCCGCGCCGGATCGGCAAGCTCGTTTCCTATGATGGCCAGATGCTGGAGGCGACCGGCCTCTCGCTGCCGGTCGGCGCGTCGGTACGGGTGATCGATGCCGATGGTCACGCCACCCGCGCCGAGATCGTCGGCTTCAAGGGCGATCGCTCGCTGATGATGGCGCTGGACGGCGAGGCCCCGCATTCGAGCGGCGGCCGCGTCGAGCCCGATTCGCGCGGCGGCATCGCCGAGGTCGGCCCCGAACTGCTCGGCCGGGTGATCGATGCCACCGGCCAGCCGCTCGACGGTCTCGGCCCGGTCGGCGCGTCGGCGACCTGGCCGCTGGCCGGCAAGCCCGCCAATCCGCTCGACCGCTCGCGCGTCACCGAATGTTTCGACATGGGCGTGCGCGCGATCAACGCGCTGCTCACCGCCGGCGTCGGCCAGCGCATCGCGATCTGCGCCGGCTCGGGCGTCGGCAAGTCGGTGCTGATGGGCCAGATGATCCAGGGTGCCGATGCCGACGTGATCGTGGTCGGCCTGATCGGCGAGCGCAGCCGCGAAGTCTCCGACTTTCTCGCCACCAAGCTGGTGCCGGGCGTGCGCGAGAAGAGCGTCGTCGTCGCGGTGCCGGCCGATCATCCGCCGGTGTTGCGCCTGCGCGCCGCGATGCGCGCCACCGCGATCGCCGAATATTTCCGCGCGCAGGGCCTGCGCGTGCTGCTGCTGATCGACTCGCTGACCCGCTGCGCCCACGCCCAGCGCGAACTCGGCCTGTCGCTGGGCGAACCGCCGACGATGAAGGGCTATCCGCCCTCGGCGCTGGGCATGATCCCGCGCCTGATCGAGCGTGCGGGTGCGGACGCCCATTCGGGCGGTTCGATCACCGCGCTCTACACGGTGCTGGCCGATGGCGATGATGGCGACGATCCGATCGTGGATACGGCGCGCGCGATCGTGGACGGCCATATCATCCTGTCCCGCACCTTGTCCGAACAGGGCATCTTCCCGGCGATCGACGTCGGTCGCTCGCTCAGCCGCGTGATGTCCGACATCGTCGACGACGAACATGCCGAGGCCGCCTCGGCGCTCCGCCGGCTGTGGTCGGTCTATGAGGAGAATCGCGACCTCATCCTGATGGGCGCCTACAAGGCCGGCTCCGATCCCACCATCGACGAGGCGATCGCGCGCCATCAGGAGATCCTCGCCTTCCTCAAGCAGAAGCCCAAGGATCGCATCGACCTGCCGCTCGCCTCTGCCGAGCTGATCGAGAGATTTGGCCGATGA
- the fliQ gene encoding flagellar biosynthesis protein FliQ, whose product MEPLVGTDYFIGVAQQALWVLALACAPILIPALVAGLILGMVQAATSINEQTLAFVPKLIIVAICIALFGGAIVTLLADFTRDMFHRIPDLLR is encoded by the coding sequence ATGGAACCGCTCGTCGGCACGGACTATTTCATCGGCGTCGCCCAGCAGGCTCTGTGGGTGCTGGCGCTGGCCTGCGCGCCGATCCTGATCCCGGCGCTGGTCGCCGGCCTGATCCTCGGCATGGTGCAGGCGGCGACCTCGATCAACGAACAGACTTTGGCCTTCGTCCCCAAGCTGATCATCGTCGCGATCTGCATCGCCTTGTTCGGCGGTGCGATCGTGACGCTGCTCGCCGATTTCACGCGGGACATGTTCCACCGCATCCCCGATCTGCTGAGATAG
- a CDS encoding EscU/YscU/HrcU family type III secretion system export apparatus switch protein encodes MAEGGDSGEKSEAPSQKRLKESSDKGDVLQSKELGVALVMIVGAGWLALGGPLLVQALAELLRGSLSFGRSAIDDFEPGQAILARMGAIAVPVFLLFGATIAAAVGTPALLGAFGFRWGAIAFKGDRINPLSGIKRIFGMQGIVELSKALAKIVVMGAIGWWLLSSRMAKITTMGRGDIASSMIAVGHDFVYAVIVMAMGLVLIAGVDVPVQMIRRTARLRMSKQEVKEEHKQSEGSPELKGAIRRRQMETARRSARTQVAEASVVLTNPTHFAVALRYRPGQDPAPIVVARGRGATADAIRALAEEFDVPMLRYPQLARAIYFTTRSGQIIREDLYIAVATVLAFVFNIDRAMAEGRSQPEIDVPGEVRFDENGEPE; translated from the coding sequence ATGGCCGAAGGCGGCGACAGCGGCGAGAAATCGGAAGCCCCATCCCAGAAACGCCTGAAGGAGTCGTCGGACAAGGGCGATGTCCTCCAGTCGAAGGAATTGGGCGTCGCGCTGGTGATGATCGTCGGCGCGGGCTGGCTCGCGCTCGGCGGACCGCTGCTGGTGCAGGCGCTGGCCGAGCTGCTGCGCGGATCGCTGAGCTTCGGGCGGAGCGCGATCGACGATTTCGAGCCGGGCCAGGCGATCCTCGCGCGGATGGGGGCGATCGCGGTGCCGGTCTTCCTGCTGTTCGGCGCGACGATCGCGGCGGCAGTAGGCACGCCGGCGCTGCTCGGCGCCTTCGGTTTCCGCTGGGGCGCGATCGCGTTCAAGGGCGATCGCATCAATCCGCTGAGCGGCATCAAGCGCATTTTCGGGATGCAGGGCATCGTGGAACTGTCGAAGGCGCTGGCGAAGATCGTCGTGATGGGCGCGATCGGCTGGTGGCTGCTATCCTCCCGCATGGCCAAGATCACCACCATGGGCCGCGGCGACATCGCCTCCAGCATGATCGCGGTCGGGCATGATTTCGTCTATGCGGTGATCGTGATGGCGATGGGGCTGGTGCTGATCGCCGGCGTCGACGTGCCCGTCCAGATGATCCGCCGCACCGCCCGCCTGCGGATGAGCAAGCAGGAGGTCAAGGAGGAGCACAAGCAGTCCGAGGGTTCGCCAGAGCTGAAGGGTGCGATCCGCCGTCGCCAGATGGAGACGGCGCGGCGATCGGCGCGGACGCAGGTCGCCGAGGCGAGCGTGGTGCTGACCAACCCGACCCATTTCGCGGTCGCGCTGCGCTATCGGCCGGGGCAGGATCCGGCGCCGATCGTGGTCGCGCGCGGGCGCGGTGCCACGGCGGATGCGATCCGCGCTTTGGCCGAGGAGTTCGACGTGCCGATGCTGCGCTATCCGCAGCTGGCGCGCGCGATCTACTTCACCACGCGATCGGGGCAGATCATCCGCGAGGATCTCTATATCGCGGTCGCGACGGTGCTGGCCTTCGTGTTCAACATCGACCGCGCGATGGCCGAGGGGCGCAGCCAGCCCGAGATCGACGTGCCGGGCGAGGTCCGTTTCGACGAGAATGGCGAACCCGAATAA
- a CDS encoding flagellar hook-length control protein FliK has translation MSVSGISFLSGAGLSSDGGQTASAMADTPSAFASVMAGASKPAATPASSRRDDGDDQGNAGKAEKSTKAKSKDDRDDDDSTPIKADGDQAASAAAAQSTAANAATKDASDGKTAKAKGQESVATVADDGTQASAADAATDPTTAQLIDPSFAAPVLAALKAAAAAGQEGKAVLMDAPAVAPDPAPATAPSAAQQADTAAPLTGTAALMAARAAANPVAVQASETRTTAASTRKRDGADKTASIDSLAAAISTQAGDMTQADGAKGDASTTGTPDASQQLADGAADRQLDLAKQGAWLDGLARDIASTGSASSTLRFQVAPQNLGTVQVELARGVDGAAVTLTASSESARAILADARPQLVAEARAQGIHIANAQVDVGSDSRSSGGGSQHEQRHDSRGDGGFSSQAGAGGGDNGRDNGRSQTRSQPIAINQSSDGRADAGTSGADVASAAEPADGIYA, from the coding sequence ATGAGCGTGTCCGGCATATCCTTTCTTTCCGGCGCCGGCCTGTCTTCGGACGGCGGGCAGACGGCCTCAGCGATGGCCGACACGCCATCCGCCTTCGCCAGCGTGATGGCGGGGGCAAGCAAGCCTGCCGCCACGCCGGCCTCGTCGCGGCGCGACGACGGCGACGATCAGGGCAACGCCGGCAAGGCCGAAAAGTCCACCAAGGCGAAGTCCAAGGACGATCGCGACGACGATGATTCCACGCCGATCAAGGCGGATGGCGATCAGGCGGCCTCGGCGGCCGCGGCGCAGTCCACGGCGGCGAATGCTGCGACGAAGGACGCATCGGACGGGAAAACGGCCAAGGCGAAGGGGCAGGAATCCGTCGCGACCGTCGCGGATGACGGCACGCAGGCGTCGGCAGCCGATGCCGCGACCGATCCCACCACCGCCCAACTGATCGATCCGTCATTCGCCGCACCGGTGCTCGCCGCGCTCAAGGCTGCCGCTGCCGCCGGGCAGGAAGGCAAGGCCGTTCTGATGGACGCGCCCGCCGTGGCGCCCGACCCGGCGCCTGCCACCGCGCCGTCAGCCGCCCAGCAAGCCGACACGGCGGCACCACTGACCGGCACCGCCGCGCTGATGGCGGCGCGCGCCGCCGCCAATCCCGTCGCCGTACAGGCCAGTGAGACACGCACGACTGCGGCATCGACCCGCAAGCGCGATGGGGCGGACAAGACCGCTTCGATCGATTCGCTGGCGGCGGCAATATCCACGCAGGCCGGCGATATGACGCAGGCGGATGGCGCGAAGGGCGATGCCTCGACCACGGGCACGCCCGATGCGTCCCAGCAGCTCGCCGATGGCGCGGCCGATCGCCAGCTCGATCTCGCCAAGCAGGGAGCCTGGCTGGATGGTCTTGCTCGCGACATCGCCTCTACCGGCAGTGCGTCGAGCACATTGCGCTTCCAGGTCGCGCCGCAGAATCTCGGCACCGTGCAGGTCGAACTGGCGCGAGGCGTCGATGGCGCTGCGGTGACGCTGACCGCCAGCAGCGAATCGGCGCGCGCGATACTCGCGGATGCGAGGCCGCAGCTGGTGGCGGAGGCGAGGGCACAAGGTATCCACATCGCCAATGCGCAGGTCGATGTCGGCAGTGATTCGCGTTCGTCCGGCGGCGGTTCGCAGCACGAACAGCGCCATGATTCGCGCGGCGACGGCGGCTTTTCGTCGCAGGCCGGGGCCGGTGGCGGCGATAATGGCCGGGATAACGGCCGCTCGCAAACCCGATCGCAACCAATTGCCATTAACCAGAGCAGCGATGGTCGGGCGGATGCCGGAACGAGCGGGGCGGATGTCGCCTCCGCCGCCGAGCCCGCCGACGGCATATACGCATAG
- the fliP gene encoding flagellar type III secretion system pore protein FliP (The bacterial flagellar biogenesis protein FliP forms a type III secretion system (T3SS)-type pore required for flagellar assembly.): MMIRRRWAMSVLLLVAGLLIALLLAHPAFAQAAPGTGPVNPPGPGAVQASALNKALGQVSGDGKPLSLSLQILVLMSLLTVLPSLLLMMTSFTRIIIVLSILRQALGLQQTPPNQVLVGLSLFLTLFIMRPVIDQVNQTAIAPYGQGQIPLEQAIAKSGDALHVFMVRQVRKTDIQLFTDIAHAPKVEKAEDIPFTILLPAFVTSELKTAFQIGFLIFLPFLVIDLVVATTLMSLGMMMLSPTIISMPFKLLLFVLVDGWALTMGSLASSFG; the protein is encoded by the coding sequence ATGATGATCCGGCGCCGCTGGGCGATGTCGGTGCTGCTGCTCGTCGCCGGACTGCTGATCGCATTGCTGCTGGCCCATCCCGCCTTCGCGCAGGCGGCGCCGGGCACCGGGCCGGTGAACCCGCCGGGGCCGGGAGCGGTGCAGGCCTCGGCGCTCAACAAGGCGTTGGGCCAGGTCTCCGGCGACGGCAAGCCGTTGTCGCTGTCGCTCCAGATCCTCGTCCTGATGAGTCTGCTGACGGTGCTGCCGTCCTTGCTGCTCATGATGACCAGCTTCACCCGCATCATCATCGTGCTGTCGATCCTGCGGCAGGCGCTCGGGCTCCAGCAGACGCCGCCCAATCAGGTGCTGGTCGGCCTGTCGCTGTTCCTGACCCTGTTCATCATGCGGCCGGTGATCGATCAGGTGAACCAGACCGCGATCGCGCCTTATGGGCAGGGCCAGATCCCGCTCGAACAGGCGATCGCCAAATCGGGCGATGCGCTGCACGTCTTCATGGTGCGCCAGGTCCGCAAGACCGACATCCAGCTGTTCACCGACATCGCCCATGCGCCCAAGGTGGAGAAGGCGGAGGATATCCCCTTCACGATCCTGCTGCCCGCCTTCGTCACGTCGGAACTCAAGACCGCGTTCCAGATCGGCTTCCTGATCTTCCTGCCCTTTCTGGTGATCGATCTCGTCGTGGCGACGACCCTGATGTCGCTCGGCATGATGATGCTGTCGCCGACGATCATCTCGATGCCGTTCAAGCTGCTGCTGTTCGTGCTGGTCGATGGCTGGGCGCTGACGATGGGCAGCCTCGCGTCGAGCTTCGGATAG
- a CDS encoding flagellar basal body-associated FliL family protein — MSDDAAPAPKKKGGKMKLIIIIVGALVLVGGGVAGGMFAAGMGLGGAKAKSHEDPDAPKLVLRAGQSADPTVEDKTVGSFQPDPRRYKASYYTMDQPFTSNLRDTDGIAQLSLGVSTFYDAKVLDGFKDNEMPIRSAVLETLANQDAFVLGTPEGKVALQAKLRDAMNKVLISKTGYGGIDDVYFTNFIIQ; from the coding sequence ATGAGTGACGACGCAGCCCCCGCGCCCAAGAAGAAGGGCGGCAAGATGAAGCTGATCATCATCATCGTCGGCGCGCTGGTGCTCGTCGGCGGTGGTGTCGCCGGTGGCATGTTCGCGGCCGGCATGGGCCTGGGCGGCGCCAAGGCCAAGTCGCACGAGGATCCGGATGCGCCCAAGCTGGTGCTGCGCGCGGGCCAGAGCGCCGATCCGACGGTGGAGGACAAGACGGTGGGCAGCTTCCAGCCCGATCCGCGTCGCTACAAGGCGTCCTATTACACGATGGATCAGCCTTTCACCTCGAACCTGCGCGATACCGATGGCATCGCCCAGCTCTCGCTCGGCGTTTCGACCTTCTACGACGCCAAGGTGCTGGACGGCTTCAAGGACAATGAGATGCCGATCCGCTCGGCCGTGCTCGAGACGCTGGCCAACCAGGACGCCTTCGTGCTGGGCACGCCGGAAGGCAAGGTCGCGCTCCAGGCCAAGCTCCGCGATGCGATGAACAAGGTGCTGATCTCGAAAACGGGTTACGGCGGCATCGATGATGTCTATTTCACCAACTTCATCATCCAGTAA
- a CDS encoding flagellar export chaperone FliS: MFASSGYAVAKQRYANADLGARVEAASPHQLVAVLFEELLKHLDTLAAGLSANGTLTRVAAIQRKGRIATIILGLEASLDHQQGGEIAGGLAAIYREARRLVTAGTMQQDPKPIIQAREMIAEIAAAWGQIA, from the coding sequence ATGTTCGCGAGTTCCGGCTATGCCGTGGCCAAGCAGCGCTATGCCAATGCCGATCTGGGCGCCCGCGTCGAAGCCGCGTCGCCGCACCAGCTGGTTGCCGTGCTGTTCGAGGAATTGCTCAAGCATCTCGACACGCTGGCGGCAGGGCTGTCCGCCAACGGCACGCTGACGCGGGTCGCCGCGATCCAGCGCAAGGGCCGGATCGCCACGATCATCCTCGGGCTCGAAGCGAGCCTCGATCACCAGCAGGGCGGCGAGATCGCCGGCGGGCTGGCCGCCATCTATCGCGAGGCGCGCCGGCTGGTGACCGCCGGCACGATGCAGCAGGATCCCAAGCCGATCATCCAGGCGCGCGAGATGATCGCCGAGATCGCGGCGGCCTGGGGCCAGATCGCCTGA
- the fliR gene encoding flagellar biosynthetic protein FliR, whose amino-acid sequence MLPTGIVGLEAQLWVFLVAMIRPGAAFLAAPVFGAQNVPIQVRLIISLAVGIPAISQVPFDLPPDGIATVAGFTLVAGEVVTGLALGFAVQLGYAAAMMAGEVIGNSMGLGFAQMVDPQSGASSTALGQFLSILGTFLFLAMNGHLALIQVIVDSYRSLPPGHAWMGQGQIQDILMFGGDMFAAGMAIALPVGFALILVQVVMAMLARSAPAMNLFSVGMPATILAGVILLAVAAPAIGEGISTSIERGLDLARSLVTAKGG is encoded by the coding sequence ATGCTGCCGACCGGCATTGTCGGACTGGAAGCGCAGCTCTGGGTCTTCCTCGTCGCGATGATCCGGCCGGGCGCGGCGTTTTTGGCCGCCCCGGTCTTCGGCGCGCAGAATGTGCCGATCCAGGTGCGGCTGATCATCAGCCTCGCGGTCGGCATTCCGGCGATCAGCCAGGTGCCGTTCGATCTGCCGCCGGATGGCATCGCGACCGTCGCCGGCTTCACGCTGGTAGCGGGCGAGGTGGTCACCGGGCTCGCGCTCGGCTTCGCGGTGCAGCTCGGCTATGCGGCGGCGATGATGGCGGGCGAGGTGATCGGCAACTCGATGGGCCTCGGTTTCGCGCAGATGGTCGATCCGCAGTCCGGTGCCTCGTCGACTGCGCTCGGCCAGTTCCTGTCGATCCTCGGCACCTTCCTGTTCCTCGCGATGAACGGCCATCTCGCGCTCATCCAGGTCATCGTCGATTCCTACCGCTCGCTGCCGCCGGGGCACGCATGGATGGGGCAGGGGCAGATCCAGGATATCCTGATGTTCGGCGGCGACATGTTCGCGGCCGGCATGGCGATCGCGCTGCCGGTCGGCTTCGCGCTGATCCTGGTGCAGGTGGTGATGGCGATGCTGGCGCGATCGGCGCCGGCGATGAACCTGTTCTCCGTCGGTATGCCGGCCACCATCCTGGCCGGCGTGATCCTACTCGCGGTTGCGGCGCCCGCGATCGGCGAGGGAATCTCCACCTCGATCGAACGCGGCCTCGATCTCGCGCGTTCCCTCGTCACGGCGAAGGGAGGCTGA
- the fliN gene encoding flagellar motor switch protein FliN: protein MSDGAFPGIDDPNSSAGRNFRLLADIPLRLSVEVGSTSLKLSELLDLSEGSVVELDRQANELLDILVNGTLVAKGEVVTVNGRFGIRVVDVIAAEQRLAGLERRA from the coding sequence ATGAGTGATGGCGCCTTCCCGGGCATAGACGATCCGAACAGCTCGGCCGGTCGCAATTTCCGGCTGCTGGCGGACATTCCGCTGCGGCTGTCGGTGGAGGTGGGCTCCACCTCGCTGAAGCTGTCGGAACTGCTCGACCTGAGCGAAGGCTCGGTGGTCGAGCTCGACCGGCAGGCCAATGAGCTGCTCGACATCCTCGTCAACGGCACGCTGGTGGCCAAGGGCGAGGTCGTGACCGTGAATGGCCGGTTCGGCATCCGCGTGGTCGACGTGATCGCGGCGGAACAGCGCCTCGCGGGGCTCGAACGCCGGGCATGA